CCGGCACCGCCCAGGTCGGTCGAGCGCTTCGAGGATCCGGAGTTCCGCCTCGGCTTCGTCCGTACCGTCACGCACTACTGGGGCAACGGGCACTTCCTGGAGGAGGACGGCGTCGTCCTGCGCGACGCGCATCTGCTGAAGGACGTGCCCGGCACCCTCGTGCAGGGCAGCCTCGACTTCGGCAACCTCGCCGGGATCGTCTGGCGGCTCCATCACGCCTGGCCGGGAAGTGAGTTGGTGGTGATCGACGAAGTCGGGCACAACGCCGGTGCGCCGGGGGTCGCCGATGCCATGGTGTCGGCGACCGACAAGTACGCACGTCAGTGGCTGAGTTCGGCGTCCTCTCCGAACAACTGCCTTACCGTCGACTCGTAGTTGGTCCGCACGTGCGCGAGGGCGTGTGCGCGGGCCAGCTCCGGGTCGCCGGAAGCGATGGCCTCGTACAACTCGCGGTGTTCCACGAGGAGTTGGGGCCATTCCTCGTTGCGCCTGGTCATCCAGCGCAGTCGTCCGGCGACGGGTTCGAGGGCCTCGATCAGCAGGGTGTTGCCGGCCATGGCCACGATCCGGTCGTGCAGCAGGCTGTTGACGTCCGTGATCGTCTCCGCGTCGCCCGCCTCGGTCGCGGTGGCCGCCCGGTCGAGGAGCTGCTCGACCTCGGCCAGGTCCTCGGGGGTCGCGCGGGACGCGGCCAGTCCCGCCGCGTAGACCTCCAGCGCCTCGCGCAGTTCGAAGAGTTCCTGGACGTCCTGCGGGGTCAGGCGTCGTACGACGATCCGGCGCGGTGTCTCGAAGTGGACGAAGCCCTCGGCGACCAGGGCGCGGATCGCCTCACGCACCGGCACCCGGGAGACCCCGAAGCGCTCGGCGAGCTCCCGTTCGACCAGCCGGTCGCCGGGGCGCAGGCCCCCCGCGATGATCTCCTGCCGTAGCGCGGCCAGGACGCGTTCGCGGACGGCGCCCAGGGGTTCGATCTTCGTCGTGGAGCTCATGGAGCCATCTTCGCCGACTCCGGAGGTGTTTTACGGAGCGTTAACAGAGGCGACATCGGTCGGAACGCTTGACGGGAGGACCATGACCGCAGTTTGGTATACCAAACGGCGTTCCAGGCGGTCGCATCCGCCACCCTCCTCCGTCCCCGGCTCATGGAGGCCCCGTGTCCCTCGCCGACCGCACCACAGCCACCGGCGCCCCCGCGTTCGTCCCCGACCCCCGCCTCACCAACGAAGACCTCGCACCCGCCGAGAAGCGGAACTGGAAGGTCTTCGACCTCTTCGCCATGTGGATGTCCGACGTCCACAACCTGGGCAACTACACCTTCGCCGCCGGTCTGCTCGTCCTCGGCATGAACGTGTGGCAGGTCTTCACCTCGCTCCTCGTCGGCTTCGTGCTCATCTACATCGGCATGAACTGGATGGGCAGGATCGGCCAGCGCCACGGGGTCCCCTTCCCGGTCGTCAGCCGCATCAGCTTCGGCGTCTGGGGCGCCAACATCCCGGCCCTCATCCGGGCCGTGATCGCCATCATGTGGTACGGCATCCAGACCTATCTGGCCTCGGTCGCGGTGAACGTGATGCTGCTGGCCGCCTGGCCGGGCCTGGAGTCCTGGACACACAGCTCCTTCCTGGGACTTGACGCACTGGGCTGGGTCTCCTTCCTCTCCCTGTGGCTGATCCAGGCG
This DNA window, taken from Streptomyces sp. NBC_00663, encodes the following:
- a CDS encoding GntR family transcriptional regulator, with the translated sequence MSSTTKIEPLGAVRERVLAALRQEIIAGGLRPGDRLVERELAERFGVSRVPVREAIRALVAEGFVHFETPRRIVVRRLTPQDVQELFELREALEVYAAGLAASRATPEDLAEVEQLLDRAATATEAGDAETITDVNSLLHDRIVAMAGNTLLIEALEPVAGRLRWMTRRNEEWPQLLVEHRELYEAIASGDPELARAHALAHVRTNYESTVRQLFGEDAELSH